From the Gadus chalcogrammus isolate NIFS_2021 chromosome 15, NIFS_Gcha_1.0, whole genome shotgun sequence genome, one window contains:
- the LOC130405235 gene encoding zinc finger BED domain-containing protein 4-like, with translation MPNRSYLTDVCLPELYSAVYSHVEKLIVDAVSISFTTDIWSSSVSQVSMLSLTAQWLDKDFVLKKAVLHSQECRGSHTAEAIASAFEGMFETWKIPKENAHVVVRDNVRNMAKATAEFGVPSLPCMAHTLQLAVNGGALSQRSIADALAVGRRVVGHFKHSPLACSRFEDIQKELNMPVKNLQQDVSTRWNSTYYMMQSLVEQKRALSAYAADYELPTTLTASQWGIMEKMITLLEPFEQLTRDISAAEATAADVIPGVVSLTRLLAKTDESDKGVQTAKHALFEAVSKRFDGVQTELLYAIATMVDARYKDRYFDPDKKEEARNMLLKVMDEMASVGNDQREDAAGASADDPGQEDQDPPPKRARTGSLQDMYQKILTENDVAKQATTGETATQVHAYLGEATILKTACPFKYWSSTQIRFPALARVARKYLTAPCTSVDSERLFSAVSHVINEKRNRIHCNNAEMLFSFRNLSLSLTYMDMGKN, from the exons ATGCCCAACCGCAGTTATTTAACAGATGTTTGCCTACCCGAGTTGTACAGTGCTGTTTACAGCCACGTCGAGAAGCTAATTGTTGATGCTGTATCCATTAGCTTCACAACAGATATCTGGTCTTCAAGCGTTAGCCAGGTTAGCATGTTGAGCTTGACTGCTCAATGGCTAGATAAAGACTTTGTGCTGAAAAAGGCTGTGCTTCACTCCCAAGAGTGCCGCGGGTCTCATACGGCAGAAGCAATCGCATCTGCGTTTGAAGGGATGTTCGAGACGTGGAAAATCCCCAAGGAGAATGCGCACGTAGTGGTCAGAGACAACGTACGGAACATGGCTAAAGCTACGGCGGAGTTTGGTGTCCCAAGTTTGCCCTGCATGGCACATACCTTACAGCTCGCAGTGAATGGAGGTGCCCTGTCTCAGCGCAGTATTGCAGATGCCCTGGCTGTTGGGAGGCGAGTGGTAGGACACTTCAAGCACTCACCACTTGCGTGCAGTCGTTTTGAAGACATACAAAAAGAACTCAATATGCCCGTGAAAAACCTGCAACAAGACGTGTCCACTAGGTGGAATTCCACTTATTATATGATGCAGAGCCTGGTGGAACAAAAGAGGGCTTTGAGTGCATATGCTGCTGATTATGAACTCCCCACAACATTGACAGCAAGCCAGTGGGGGATTATGGAGAAGATGATCACCCTCCTGGAACCCTTTGAGCAGCTAACCAGGGACATCAGCGCTGCAGAGGCCACTGCTGCAGATGTCATCCCTGGTGTGGTGTCCCTGACACGGCTGCTTGCCAAGACGGATGAATCAGACAAAGGTGTGCAAACAGCCAAACATGCTCTATTCGAAGCTGTCAGTAAACGCTTTGATGGTGTGCAAACTGAACTTCTTTATGCAATTGCAACCATGGTTGATGCTCGCTACAAAGACCGTTATTTCGACCCGGATAAGAAGGAGGAAGCACGGAATATGCTGCTGAAAGTTATGGATGAAATGGCCAGTGTGGGCAATGATCAACGAGAAGACGCTGCTGGTGCCAGTGCAGATGATCCAGGCCAGGAGGACCAGGACCCCCCACCTAAGAGGGCCCGAACTGGGAGCCTGCAGGACATGTACCAAAAAATCCTCACAGAGAATGATGTCGCCAAACAAGCAACTACAGGCGAAACAGCTACACAG GTTCATGCATACCTGGGAGAAGCCACCATCCTCAAGACAGCTTGCCCTTTCAAGTACTGGAGCTCCACCCAGATTCGCTTCCCTGCACTTGCCCGAGTTGCACGCAAGTACCTCACTGCTCCCTGTACCAGCGTAGACAGCGAGCGGCTATT